A window of Benincasa hispida cultivar B227 chromosome 9, ASM972705v1, whole genome shotgun sequence genomic DNA:
CAAACAACTCTTGACTCAACTACAATAATCTTCACTCCTGATAGAATTATAGCAGTTGACTGGTTATTTTTGTACTAAGCTGATCTTTGGTCCTCTGCAGCATCATGTTTCACTCCAGCCTCTCGAAGTTTGTACAGCCCTCGGTCAAGCTCCCCTTTCAGCAATATTCTACCCGTATCCTTGTCCTTAATGACACAACAACCAGTGTGAAATTCAACTACCATGGCATTATCATGTGCTAATTTTGATATACTAATGAGATTATTGGCTATGTTAGGCACACACAAGACATCATGCAAGATAAATTCATTCCTTCCATCAGACAAGCAAGATTGACCAGTGTGAGTTATGTGTAATTGTTCACCATTACCTACAGTTACCAATTTATTACCTTCATATTCGGTTGATTATTGATATTGTTGTAGTCTGGAGTGACATGGTTGGTAGCCCCACTGTCTATGTACCAATTTGGATAAGTTATTGTTTCTGGTGTGGCCATGAAGGGGTTGGAGGGTTGAGCTGCCATGAACAGGGCAGTTGTGTTGTTGTTGGGGCCGACTGACCCTTGGTTTCCTCTGCCTTGTCCAGTCGTCTGTGAGTATTCTTTGTCATATCTATGATAACATACCAGGGCTGAGTGACCATACTTCCCGCACACTTGGTATGTTGGTCTGTTTGAATTATTGTGGCAACCTCTTCCTCGACCTCGACCACCTCATTGTCCATTAAACGGGTTGTGACTGTTGTTACTACCTTTGGAGTTATTTCCCTATTGTCGACCTTCATTAAATGAGGGATTGAAGTATGGTTTACCACCATTTAGATTCATGCTAAATGCTACATTGACAAAGGGTTGTTGTGCAAAAGTACTATGTATTTTGATAGAGTTTTGATGCTCCAATCTTTTTTCATAAGTCAGTAACTCAGATTGCATATCTAGCCATGATATACCTGGTTTACCTTGGATGCCTACTACCACCAGATTGTATTCTTCATCTAGACCGAGAAGGACTTGTGAGATGAGGGTTCTTGTCGACACAGGGCTACTAGTTTGTGCTAGATTGTCGGAATGAAGTTTCATCAGTTTGAGATACCCACTCATCTTTTGGCCTCCTTTCCTTGTCTGTTGAAAGAGTTGTCTCAAGTAATCTTCTTCTGCTCTTGATTGAACTCCGAACAGCTCTTGAATAGCCTGCCACAATTCCTTGGCAGTTTCATATCCCATGAGTTGAACAGCCACATCCAGTGCCATCGAATTGTATAGTCATCCCAGCAAGAGTTGGTCGACCACAAGCCATGCTTCATACTGTGGGTTGAGTGATCATTCCTCTGATGAGCTCACTCTGTCATTGTTGGTCATTTGAGAGCTTGAAGTCGCTTCAGAGATGGTTGGAATGAACATTGATGGGCAGGGTATTTGACCAGAGAGGTGGCCTTCAAGTTTGTAACTCCTGAGGATCAGCAATGCGAGGGTCTTCCACAACATGAAATTCCCTCGTTCAAGCTTTATGGTGGTCAGTTAATTGAGCGGCGGTGTGGTGAACTTAACAGCTCCTACGGAGGTGTTGTTTCCGGTGAAGGTGGTGTCGCCAtttttggctctgataccaagttaacGATTGAAGAAGGCTGAAAAGTTTGGCTGGGAATCGGAATTATCCTTTGGACTTCCCTTTTCTGTTTTCTTCTATGTATTATTGCCTCAATGATAAAAATGAATACTACAACCTTTCTTTATACAAGTTTTGACCTAATTCTAACAACGGTAATGATACAAAGAGGAATAGGAATATTACAAGTGACACACTATGATTGGAGAGTGGTAAACCAACTTTTAACTACCTTGGTGAGTCACTCCTTCTTCCTCTACCCTGgcctttcctttttcatttcttatttaTTCCCTAACAAAGTGTATTCAAAATACACccaaagtcatttttatttaaattcttttgataaacaaattttaaaagttattttgagtggttgccaaacattttaatttttttcttaaagtgacttattttcaaaattaattacttGAAACGTTAAAAAcacttgaattcttagctaatttttttttaaaaaaaataagaaaaataagaaaaactaatgTTTATAGTTTGTAGTACTGTACTTGAAATTTTAAAGCACAATGAAATCAATAAATAGGAGTGTTTAGatcataattttcaaaacctgaataattatcaaatattacataaactaaataattaaactctttttttaatataactaaataattaaacttGTATCGTAAACCATACATTCATCACGAAAGTGTGAATATCTTCCCCAAAATTACGGGGCACGTCATACATTCATTAATAAAGTGAATATCCTTTTtggttttcaaaaaaaaaatctgggatctaatttctttttggtccttaaatttcaaatgttatatatttagtccttaagttttgagtttagttttgaattagtccaaaggtttcaaaatgttacaattttactactaacatttgagttttatttaaatttggtccctaagtctcaagatttacatttttaatctcaattttcactaaatactcattttcatcttcaatattaatatatgttaataaatttaaaataattaaatgaattataatcaattaaatttcactatttttcactacttttaaaattaattttaaattttaaattttatttcataattattttaaattaattaatagacattgatgTCAATGTTTGAAAGTGAGaatttaatagaaaattgagattaaaaatataaaatattgaaatgtaattcaaataaaactcaaatgttaagAATAAAATTGCAACAATTTGAAACTTAGGGATTTAATTGAAACCAAATTCAATGTTTAGAAACaaaatgtataacattttgaaatataatgaccaaattaaaattagtcaaaagggttttttaaaaattgattactATACTTGTATAAATGAAGTaatctagttttcaaaaataaataaataaataaataaatatagttctaaaatatatacatatatatatatatatataaacaaataattgAAGTGTTCTCCGATAaaacaatataataataataaaaaataaagagaaattattttaaataaaaaaatgactgaaaatattttcaaatatgataaaatatttttttttgtcatttttactatatttataaataagtggGTCATTTTGCTATATATGAAAAGACCCCAATAAAAAATAAGTACTCTcgctctttctcttcttcttttcttttcttttcttttttcttttttcttttcttttttttttttttttttttttttttgtgatcaaTGAATATTTATAGTACTTGCTAGTATGAAAGACTACGTATGTTCATTATTTgctataaaataaacatttaaaatttatacgagacatgaaataaaatatgttaaaatgtCATTTCGGTCATCTTCGTACTTtgagtttatttcattttattctaaCTATTttcaattgtccaattttaattAACGTACTctcaatcttaaatttagtcactaCCCATTCCAACCAACCTTAAATTTAACTTTTCTAAGTAAACATTTCTCAGAATTATTTAGGATGTATTcggaatatattttcaagtatttaatttaataaataagtcattttagaagaaaaaaagtgaAATGTTTGGCAACgattcaaaataacttttcgagtgtgttttaatcaatttttatcaaaagcgtttaaataaaaataagttttttgaaaaaacatttttttccgCAAGTCAATTCAAACGgtctttaaataataataataatttttaaggaaaaaatatatacattatgtgtgtattttcataatttactaAGAATTGTTGATATACTAATTTTTCtaggaaaaatcaacaataaattagTGGTTTATATACTGCAAATAACAAAAGAATATACGTAATAGAGAAATGTAGTACTACACTTACCAAAAATTGCATACATCCTTAACATTAAATTACCAGTACCACTACTAATACCTAGCTCGGCTTctagtatatatataatgaagaagaacaagaaattaAAGAGCTATCAAATTATTAGACATAATTGCATCGATCCATGGACGGTGGTCTCCAAGCTAGACATCAAAGACTCTGGTTCACATGGTACAATGAAATTATAGTTTCATTAACAAAAAgagaaatttaaaacaatgtcaTGAACAtagatttagacttttagtTGAAACAATTTCGACCTATAAGTAAATTCTAGAAAATATTATCACACATATATAGGTGTATTTGCGtgcatgtatgtatgtattaattttatgtctaaatATGTATGGTGTTTTTTctactacaatttttttttatccattttctAGCACAACttctatattattatttattttgtgtgtatatattttgataatatGAAAAGTGTGGAAATTAAACCTCAAACCTCGAGAACGATAGTATATGTTTGATGTTAGTTGTTGTAAATAAATATTGATAGTGCAACTTATGTTTTCTAATCTAGATTAAGTTAAAATGTTTATGCTATGTGATACCAACATTAATTTAGTGCTATAGTTTTGTTCCAAAAAGATTTTTAAcagtttcaaataaaataatattaaactttGTGTATAATTAAAGTGGTAGGTTCAAATCTTCAAAATGTTACTAAAATTTGACTGAAAAAACTTATCATAGGTAGAGTCTATTACGTTTTGATAtttattctctctaataattgTCTGGTTCTTTACATGTTTgccaaaagcaaaagaaaactATATCACCAATAACCTAAAGAAAAACATTATTAGtaatttatttactatttaggATGCTCTTGTGGATAGTTGCTCCTGTAAGATCTCCCATAAATACACAAAATTTGACCGGATTTGTCATTTTAATATAGGCAATCAAATGCGGTAAAAGGTCTAGAGAGAGTAGTCTGATATGTTGTTATTTATCATATTTTGGAAAGAACGTAATTATCGTGTCCATGGTACTACTGTGCACCCTTGTTAGATAATTTGTATTGTCCTAAGTGATTTGAGACTTTAACGAAGGGGATTCATGTaggctctttttttttttttttttttttttttttttttttttttttttttttttttttttgacgaATTTAGTTGTGAGATCTTATTTTTTCTTGATTACAATTCAATACGATTTAaccgggaaaaaaaaaagtcaatttaATTTGGTTTCCAATTTTATGAAAACAGAAAGAAGAATCTAAAGTAAaacaattaattggatttgttTAAAATATGTAGTTAATTTTGTACCATACAACTGCCATATTTATTGAACCTTTGGACTGGCTGCAGAGTATGGGTTATTTTCACTACCAAGATGGTGTTTATGATTTGTGGTTGCCGGCCACTCGGAATGCTACCCAATATTAATTGTCCACATATTTCCACcgttcttttaatttttaaattgaaattgttgACTATATATTTTAGCTCACGTTAGAGTGAGAAttgaactcttttttttttaataaaaaaaatatatttctcaaCCTCTTAATTACTAATGCATCAATATGTTAATTGAGTTATACTCCCTTTGACTGAATAGgtatattttaactatttaacaTATTTAGACGTGGTACTTATTTGATGTAGAAAAATCATAAACatttaaggaaaattttctatttgATCTATttgatctctaagtttctaATTGTtacatcttttaatttttatgtttgaagattgatttcaatttagttcatatatttcaaaatgttaaaattttatatttgagttttatttcaatttgattcataagtttcaagatttaccattttaaccttgattttttCCTTAAATACCCACTTTCCGTGTTTAATagtaatgtctattaattaattcaataaagaaattgtgagaaaacaattacatatttcAAGAAAAACCTCCAAATAAACAACCCCTAAGAGAGATAAATACTATAGTAAAGAAATTGTGAgaaaataattactaaatttcaaaagtagaaaatttaaaaacgtCAGTGTTATCCAACGGGCTATTATTTCTAGGGGTGAGCATCAATCGATCAGAGCCGATTTTCCAACCAAACCGACTATGATCAATTTAGTAAATGTTCAAACCGACCTTGACCGTCGAGGAGTAAAAGTCTATCGGTCGGTttgatcattttattttttaatttttttaaaaaaattgaccatttgaaaattttccaaatcAACAACTCGACCGATTCGATCAGTTGGCTCAATTTTTAAGTCTATCATGCTCACTCCTTATTGTTTCAAGTTTGAAATAGCatcttgttattttttttatttaaggaaaaaaaaaaaaaaagaagaagaagaaatagcaTAAAAAACGGAAAGTGAAACGATATCGTTTTCAAAAAACCAATTTCATTGGTTACATTACACCTGGCAAATATCTCTAAGACAACTTTGCTATACACATCATATTACAAGTGTTTGGACAAAAGGGGAAAGTTATCCTTATCCAGAATATGAATAAACTGGATCTAATTGATCCAACAACTAATAGCAAACTGAGAAGACTATTTACCCACAAGATAACAATAACTTTCCACCAATCTTCCATTCTATTGCCTGTTTGAAGTTCTTTTTTCAGTGGTAGAATGAAAAATGTGTTACTATTAAGCCATTCTTGCCAGCACGGTTGCTTTGTAAACTCTCCAAAATTCAAGTCTTCTGTCAAACAGCACAGGCTATTCAAGATTCATATTCAATCAACACATTTTGAGTCATGACCAGGCATTTTCTATTTGTCGACGTCTGCAAGCTGAAACATTTGCAGTCATTGTTAATTTTAACGctcaaaaattcaaaagttgaagaaaaatatggatTTGTATGTATTGCCAACATGAGTATAACATATGAGGCATTGTACCTGGTTGATTAAAGAAGGTGAGGCTGCAAAACTTTTTTTCAGTGCTCGAGCCAGTAGTTCCTCAGCTGAGCAATATGTAGAAGTATTTCATCCCGACCTTGATGGGTGACACTGCTAGTCATAATCCACGGTGGAGTCGTTTGAAAAAAACCACTTATCAGTTCCTGAAAGTCGCTCACATTTTCTTCTGGTCTTTTTCCaccattctttttcttcttccgttTGTCGCATTTCGTGAATATAATCGTCATTGGAATCTACAGGAATCATTCCAAGTCAAATTTTCTCGAGAACCAAGGGATCAATTGAAGAAAAAGCTAAATTTCTACTGTACATTATTGGTGGACCGGTGGTGCCTGTGTTTAACACAGGAGGAtatgtttataataaaaacaagggACACCTGTGACCTGTCAATGGGAAGTGAATTCTTCAAAAATCATGATACACTATTTTTAAGAAGAGAAATGGTGGTACTCAATCAAAAGAGCAAATTCCAAAAGGAAAAGGACTCAATCAGTCGAAAAAGACTCTTCAATCAGACTTAGGATATCAATGGAGAAGCATGGGACAACAAAAGGATCTTCGGGCTTTTCCTCTTTTAGCATATCAAAGGGAGTCGCCTTATTAATCGGAAGACTACATACTtgccataagatgcatgtcgtGACTAGGCACATTGTTATTAAAAAGAATGGGGATGTTTGTCTCGGCTGGTTCGTGCATGATACCACAGAACGTAGTGCAAGTCCTTAGAAAGTGATTTCCTTTGGAGAAAGGCCAGTTGAGCACTGAGCTGCATTTTGCTTTTAAGCTTGgcaatgggaaaaaaaataaactgaAACTTCAGCGACCGTTCTGAAAGGTGGTAAATCTTTAGATTTCTTCACAGGGCTCTTTACTCCTACTATGATGACGAAGAGCAATATTATACTTTGGATGATTTTCATACTAAATGGAACTTGGGCTTTGGAACAAATCTCAATTATGCACACttatcaatttttgttttcaaaagacGAGGAATCTTTAGCTTCAAACTGCTTTAACATAAATGGAATCGGCCATCCCATGGAAAAGGCCTTGTCTTGGTAGGAGGTCTGTAGCATCGCATACTTCAAACCTCTTGCAAGAAGCTGAGTGTCTTTATTGTTTAAGGATTGTCCTCTCTTTTTTGATCTATACAAATTGGAAGAGCGTCTGAAATTCTTCACCACCTTGAATCTCTACTCCTTTTGTTCCAGAATTTGGCGTAGGGATTTCTCTTATGCTTTTGTAGCAGctcttgtttttgttattttttgtgGTCCTCTATACTTCCatctttttaaaagaaatgaacatttaaaaaacaaaagatgtGCAATTTAGATATTTCCTTCTATATGACTCTTACAAACAAAGAGAATATTACCTGATTCTGACCCAACCAACTAGCATAGTCAAGATCAATTGGTTTGGCAGGAATGCTTGCATCTATCAGAAGGAAAACTGAAACCAACGTGGACCGGTTCAGAAAATAGTCCTTGGTAAACTTGTTCCAATCAGTACGGAGTTCCTGTGGTGCAGCTGCATACCTAAAAAGGAGGAAGATACCAATGTCATTGACATTTATTCATGTAGGAGTATATGGAAAAAAGGTCGAAGAGTGAACTCAAATCTCATTGCAGTTCAAATCACTTAAAATCGAGTTTAAAAGTTGGAAAAAGGATCTTTTGACAGACATCAACACAACATGAAATTGAGGCATACCCATATCCAGGCAAATCGACCAAGTACCAACTATCATTAATTCGAAAATGGTTTATGCACTGTGTCTTTCCTgcaagaaatcacaaaaatgttTATATCCATGTACAAAATTCTGATAGAACAATTGGGTGAGACTGTCTGAGATCAAACAGTACAAAGGGGTTCAGATATTCAAGAGGTCTAAAACTCACATAAACAATGTTTACATGCTTAACTCCCCTCCCccactttatttttttccccctttaaTATTGCACACACTTCGGCTATTCTCATGGACAACCACCTGAATCTTTCCACCAACAACTATAATGCAAGTAAACCCTCTGACATCTAATTGACTTGCTCATTCCTTTTCCTGTCTTTTTTCTCTCATGTGCTGGCAAGTAGCGAAGCTATAAATTTTCACAAGATGAAGCCCAATTTTACATTccatcttttctttttatatagatatagataatCTTTCTCTTTTAACAATTTAGGAAGGAAAATCAGAAAAAAGCTTCAACATCTAAAAGTTTatctatgaatatttgaatctaAGACGGACTAAAGGAGCATTATCCCCCTTCCTTCCTTCTTTGCTCTGCACCTAAACTTACATGCGTAAATTGGATGTGGGTTTAACATGCCTATCAGATTCTCATGGGGGAAAATGATAATTCAAAACAACAGAGCCTTGATGAATAAAGACAGAAAATGAAGAGAGATTTAAGTAATCCAGCAGATATCATAAAAGGTCAAAATTGATGACATTACAGCACCATAGATGTAAATGTTATAGAATCGAGCAAGGCACAAGACATATAGAATCGTCCTGACATACAAAGCTTTGTTTAATGGATCTATTAGGTCATGAGCTCTCGAGTTATTTGTTCTGTTCAAGCTATATTGTACAATTATCTTCTATTTCCTTGTACAGCCCTCTGATTCTTTTATCCATATTCATCTTGAACACAGTTTGAAATTACACAAAACACATCACAAGAGCTAGAGAGTTCCCATGGACGATGAAACCACaccattttttttccctttccaaTGCAGTGACCACAACATTTGAACACAACCCAATTAATCAATATGAACTTGGGCCAGAACAAACCACTCACCTGGTTTCTTGGAGGTCAGAGCGAGCTTCTTCCGCCGAACGAGCGAGTTCAACAGAGACGATTTCCCCACATTCGAGCGCCCAACAAGAGCAAATTCGGGAAGCCCATCGGAAGGGCAGTCCTCAGTTCTCACACTACTCTTCACAAAATCCGCCTGAGAAACCTGCGCATCTCTCGCGTACCGACCCAATACAATGTTCGACCCCTTCAAGATTCTTGCCCCCACGGCCCCGCTGCCGCCGGAGATATCAGTTTCCGGCGGCACAAAAAGCTTGTCAGGGGATACGGGAAGCTGGGTTTCTTCCGGATACTCTGGAAAATCGGTGATCGGAATTGGTTCGGCGGCCGTGAGAGTGGATTTGGGGACGGGGAGTGAAGCCGAGGTGAGAATGGGGGCTGCTGTTGCGGTGATAATGGGTTTGTTGGTCCTTGCAAATACGCTAAAATTGCGATGGATTGGTGAAGTAAAAAGAAAAGTGTTGATTCTAGAGAGCTGAGAGAGAACCATCTCTGTGTCTTTGAGCACTTGCTCGGCTCTCTGTGGGGGTTTCTGAAGATGGAAAAGCGGTGGGTTCTGGTCGGACCATATGCTGTGCTAGTTGATAAAGAGTACGACTTGTCGTACGAGATGCCGAGAGAATGCGACTTGTCGGTCATTCTAACcaaaaagtttaattttctcTTGAAGATGAAAAAGTTCAGAGGATAAAAATATATGGTTGTTGAATTTGTGTTCTTTGGGTGATCGAGCTCTAAAAATTCTATAATGTATGTTGAAGCTTCATTTGATGACACgatgaaaatatagaaatttatgtaaaataaatgaaaaactaCATTTTAGTCCTCATTTGGAATAATGTGAGTTTGAATAGTATATGAATTTTAAGAATGCAActttttagtctttatatttataaaaataaacctattcaatctttaaaattttaaaatatatatttttagtttcttgatttttaaaaataggtttaagaagtctttaaaataattatatactattattttaaataattatatgacatcttaaattagaagaataacttttaaaaatcacatcctctctaaaattgtttttctaattttatatgtcatataattattttaagaaattcaaaccaaaaaaaaaatttatggaccttttaaacttgtttttaaaaattcggGACTACAAagatacattttgaaaactcatgGGCCAAATGGGTCTATTCTTATAAATATGaggattaaaaatatatatttttaaaattcaataaccAAATAGgcatattcttcaaaatttagggattaaaaatatatatttttaaaactcaagGACCAAACAAGCATATAACATATACGTGTGTGAATTTATGCGAATAACGGCTCAAACAAGAAAAATTCCTCCCATTCTTCACTTTTGTTAGTTCTCATggctaaattaaacaaaattaaagttGTTGAAAAATTATATACTCTCTACAGTGTCAGAGAAGATGTTTAATGTGTTGGTATTAATAGCGACtaagaattatattttgaaaacaacttacCATAAATAGTTGATTGACGACTTTAGTTCAAATAAAGTTTAGAGGACGACgctttttaaacaaaatatttggTGATATTTTCTTAGTTATATATATTTGCAAGAAacaatcctataatacaactaAAAGTATTTTTGGATTCATCTTGAAAACGGTCACACATCCCATCTCATTTTATACACAAaactctgaaaaaaaaaaaagactcacTTCAAAGGTGATGAACCAAAGTTATGATTTCACCCACTTTCATTtgtattgaaaaaataaaaattatcgAAATGTGTATAACTCaactaatataaaaatttatattatcaattttaaaattaaaagttcaccATTCCTGACCACGTatcatacaaaaaaaaagaaaaaaaaaatatttaatatgaggtaaaaaatgaaaattgaaacaaattatTAACATTAAAACATACACAAAATATTTTGTTGGGCTAAACTTTGAGCCGAGTGCCTTGTCAACTACACCATTAGAACGGCTGAATCCTAATTGAGATTTCTATATAAAAGGTCTAAAGAATAGACACATATTCCGTTAATgtcttgaacatttcatttaaaaaaaaaaaaaaaaacttattggcctccttatttttacaaatatcaGTGCTATCTATCTACAATTTAGTCGTCACctacgttatatatatatatatatatctcccGTGCATATATTCTCTCCCCATAATTCACCATCATTTCTTTCtcatctctctcttttctccttctcccTCCACCTCTTTTCTCCTCCTGACGGTGTGAGTTGCAGACGACAGTGTGGGGCGAATTACATGAGACGACATAAATGACTTGGAATGAATCGATGGCGCGAACGGCATGAGACGAATAGATGGTGACAGGTTGAGCAGATTCAGTTGACGATGACGGGACAAGTAGATCCAATCGACGACACAAGGAGAGAGATTCGTGGTGGCCATGGCTGAAGAACaagagatgaagatggagggttatgtattataaatcCCATATGAAGATTAactttattttttcatatattttatatatactatGATACATATGTATATTTTTTAGCTTTTGTATGAAATTCGATATATACTATGATGTATGTattcgtttatttgatataaacgagcattttttttatttaaacttattgtttatgatatatatactgtggtgtaaataaaatttatggagatttatatactgtggtatatttc
This region includes:
- the LOC120087184 gene encoding GTP-binding protein At2g22870 — translated: MVLSQLSRINTFLFTSPIHRNFSVFARTNKPIITATAAPILTSASLPVPKSTLTAAEPIPITDFPEYPEETQLPVSPDKLFVPPETDISGGSGAVGARILKGSNIVLGRYARDAQVSQADFVKSSVRTEDCPSDGLPEFALVGRSNVGKSSLLNSLVRRKKLALTSKKPGKTQCINHFRINDSWYLVDLPGYGYAAAPQELRTDWNKFTKDYFLNRSTLVSVFLLIDASIPAKPIDLDYASWLGQNQIPMTIIFTKCDKRKKKKNGGKRPEENVSDFQELISGFFQTTPPWIMTSSVTHQGRDEILLHIAQLRNYWLEH
- the LOC120084860 gene encoding uncharacterized protein LOC120084860, producing the protein MALDVAVQLMGYETAKELWQAIQELFGVQSRAEEDYLRQLFQQTRKGGQKMSGYLKLMKLHSDNLAQTSSPVSTRTLISQVLLGLDEEYNLVVVGIQGKPGISWLDMQSELLTYEKRLEHQNSIKIHSTFAQQPFVNVAFSMNLNGGKPYFNPSFNEGRQ